ttgatatcttgattgTTTCTGAgtcctcacggtttgggagaacggcCTCTTCGAAGTTCCGAGGcagattccttttcatttagggttttagggttttagcgatttgattttaggctcagggtgttagaggctatcgtgctgataacgtgttgtgaaacttaggatttagaactgtaagtttttgtatatattattaatgaataagtgtttcttttatatagggtttacaagagagataaatggaaatacaataattgaaaaaattacaaatcataaacataaactaattaggaaataggcaagttgtagccgtctctctctcctctccaagtctcgcggccgcctctctctctctctagggttggatcgtctctttctctctagggttggatcgtctctctctaagtgtatgggccggttatggaccgggccggttatggacatccaccaattgCTCTACAAAATCCTTAAAAGCTTTTGCCAAGTTCCAACATCCATGAAAGCAGTGCTCACccaaaaaatgaataaaacatCATCTTAAGATCGAAGCAATACGTAAATCTTGAAACAGGGTTTATTATATGTTCTTTTGAGCCATCTGCAACAATCTGAAAATGGCGGATAGATACGAGAACCAAGCTCTTGAGATGCTACAGGTATGTTTCCGCAGCACCCAAAACTCAGATCCAAAGATGTTTCATTGTTTTCTAAATGTAAAACCCAATATTCTTGTTATAATATCTTCAAACAAAAAGTTGTTTGTCTgaatcttattttaattttaacacaAAACAGGGGAAGTTTCAAGCAAAGGTTATATGTTGTATTCTTGGAATCGGAGGTCTCGTTGCTTGGAACAGTCTGCTCACTATTGCAGACTACTATTACCATGTTTTCCCGGTTCGTTTCTGTCTCCGTACGGTTAAATTCTGTTTTCGTTAAGAAAAAGTTGAAATctaatgttttgttttggttgaaAACTTGTATGTTGTTTGTAGGATTATCATCCTTCAAGGGTACTAACACTTGTATACCAGCCGTTTGCGCTTGTAACAGTTGTGATTCTTGCATATCACGAATCGAAAATCAATACCCGGAAACGCAACATGATTGGTTACACTATATTTACAATTTCTACGTTATTGCTAATAGCTGTAAGTCAAAACCTAATGTCTCTTTTTTATCTTACAATAAAGAAACTGGATCTTGATTATGGACTGAAGACTCTTATAAACTTAAAAACAGTTGGACTTGGCAACAAAAGGACGTGGTGGAATCGGACCGTATCTCGGTCTATGCACAATCGTTGCTTCTTTAGGCCTCGCAGATGCTACCGTTCAAGGAGGAATGATCGGTGATTTATCCTTGATGTGCCCTGAACTAATCCAGGTAGTTTAGATAAAGCTTATTTTGGGTTCATAGCTTAATAGTTCACTATTGAACCAACCCCAAGCTCTAGAATTTTtctagaaatattttaaattttcgcCACCTCATCAAAAAGTTctagagaatttttttaaaattaaaacatcaagaTATTATGCTAGAAATTTTTAGAGATTgagataatttttttacaagataTTTTGTACTTTTAGAACCTATAAATAGCTTTTTCCTAATTCATCTGGAACATGTACATGAAGGTAAAcaagcaaaataaaaacaagttcAAATAAAGAAATTGTCATAAGTTCTATAAGTATTTTTCAAgggattttaacatttttaaaaaaagaaacgtaTTTTCAAGAGttctttcatatttttctcatatttagagagtattattttCTCGGGTTCTTGGCGTATATTACGGTCTTGAGGTAGGCTAAGGACTATCAAAGTTTCTTTACATTTGGAACGTATGACAAGATCTCGGTCTCGATTAAACAAAGTTTACTAGGGATACATCTTCTTGCTTCTTTGTAGTCATACATGGCTGGTCTGGGTGTAGCTGGTGCTCTAACCTCAGCTTTTAGGTTAATGACTAAAGCAGCCTTTGAGAACTCAAACGGCGGTTTACGGAAGGGAGCATGTGAgtttaacatttttgaaaacCATATAAGAGTTTCCAAGTGTTTGCGAACTtcatttcttgtttttatttcccTTTTTGCAGTGATATTCTTAACAATCTCAGCATTGATACAGTTTCTCTGCGTGATGCTTTACGCATATGTTTTCCCGAAACTTCCCATTGTTAAGTATTATCGAAGAAAAGCCGCCTCTGAAGGATCTAAAACTGTTACTGCTGATCTTGCTGCTGCTGGTATTAAAAGTCCATCATATTTGGTAAACTCAGATTCCTCAAAAGTTCTTGATTCATTTTTCTGAACTTTTTTATTAGAAAGATTCTTCACTACTCATGGATTAGTTTCTTGATTCTTTTATGCAGACTGATGATGTTTCCAGTTATCAAAGGCTAAACAAGAAAGAGATATTGCATCAAAATATAGACTATGCAATGAATCTATCCCTCACCTACATTTTGTCATTATCCATTTTTCCGGGGTTCTTATATGAAAACACGGGACAACACGGGCTAGGCTCTTGGTACGCGCTTGTCCTAGTAGCTATGTACAACTGTGGGAATTTGATCGGGAGGTACACGCCGCTGGTGAAATGGCTCATGTTTGAGAATAGAAAATGGATCACCATTGCAACTTTGTCACGTTTTCTCCTCATCCCAGCGTTTTACTTCACTGCGAAGTATGGTGATCAAGGATGGATGATTATGCTTGTTACTTTTTTG
This genomic stretch from Brassica napus cultivar Da-Ae chromosome C9, Da-Ae, whole genome shotgun sequence harbors:
- the LOC106351408 gene encoding equilibrative nucleotide transporter 3 encodes the protein MADRYENQALEMLQGKFQAKVICCILGIGGLVAWNSLLTIADYYYHVFPDYHPSRVLTLVYQPFALVTVVILAYHESKINTRKRNMIGYTIFTISTLLLIALDLATKGRGGIGPYLGLCTIVASLGLADATVQGGMIGDLSLMCPELIQSYMAGLGVAGALTSAFRLMTKAAFENSNGGLRKGALIFLTISALIQFLCVMLYAYVFPKLPIVKYYRRKAASEGSKTVTADLAAAGIKSPSYLTDDVSSYQRLNKKEILHQNIDYAMNLSLTYILSLSIFPGFLYENTGQHGLGSWYALVLVAMYNCGNLIGRYTPLVKWLMFENRKWITIATLSRFLLIPAFYFTAKYGDQGWMIMLVTFLGWTTGHLNVCILIIAPKGYKGPEKNALGNLLVVFVTGGIVVGTSLGWLWLIGKNNAF